A window from Cryptomeria japonica chromosome 1, Sugi_1.0, whole genome shotgun sequence encodes these proteins:
- the LOC131065388 gene encoding glycine-rich cell wall structural protein, protein MMGNKRKRVILVFVVCYLMCNAVGRNLQSKEESYWQSQDAGSGFLTEKNAGFGGGGGGGGGKGGGAGAGVGGGVGTGNGAYGGGGGKGGGAGGGGGKGGGVGGGKGVGGGFGGAGGGVGGGTGRGGGKGGGAGAGYGGGVGKGNANGGEGFGGGAGGGGGVAGKGSGSGVGAGGGAGVGGKGGGYGGGIGGGGGHNGGAGAGYGVGGGKGNAAGGGGFGAGGGGGGGVGGKGSGYGGGIGKGGGKGGAGGGGGIGGGGGGGVGGGSGAGFGFGYGGGAGGAGGGGGGGGGGGGGGGGEGSGGGYGGGAGGGYGGGVGVGGIPGIPGLPGGIPNGGLGGTGGNGIPGSEFGGGGMFGGIPGGEFGGGWSGIGSRNKSSATP, encoded by the coding sequence ATGATGGGGAACAAGAGAAAAAGGGTTATTTTGGTCTTTGTTGTTTGTTATCTAATGTGCAATGCAGTTGGGAGAAATTTGCAGAGCAAGGAAGAAAGCTATTGGCAGTCCCAAGATGCAGGAAGTGGGTTTCTGACGGAAAAGAATGCTGGATTTGGAGGCGGTGGTGGCGGTGGTGGTGGTAAAGGCGGAGGTGCTGGAGCTGGTGTAGGTGGAGGGGTAGGGACAGGGAATGGTGCTTATGGGGGTGGTGGTGGGAAAGGTGGTGGAGCAGGAGGAGGTGGTGGGAAGGGTGGTGGGGTTGGAGGAGGAAAGGGTGTAGGTGGTGGATTTGGTGGAGCAGGTGGTGGAGTTGGAGGAGGAACTGGAAGAGGTGGTGGCAAGGGTGGAGGTGCTGGAGCTGGTTATGGTGGAGGGGTAGGGAAAGGCAATGCGAATGGTGGTGAAGGTTTTGGTggaggagcaggtggaggtggtggGGTTGCTGGGAAAGGTAGTGGATCTGGAGTAGGAGCTGGTGGAGGTGCTGGAGTTGGTGGGAAAGGTGGTggttatggaggaggaattggaggaGGTGGAGGCCATAATGGAGGTGCTGGAGCTGGTTATGGTGTTGGAGGGGGGAAAGGAAATGCCGCTGGTGGTGGAGGATTTGGGGccggtggaggtggtggtggaggagttggAGGTAAGGGTAGTggatatggaggaggaattggtaAAGGTGGTGGTAAAGGAGGTGCAGGGGGTGGAGGCGGTATTGGTGGAGGTGGCGGGGGTGGTGTTGGTGGAGGTAGCGGGGCTGGATTTGGGTTTGGATATGGAGGAGGCGCTGGAGgtgcaggtggaggtggaggtggaggaggcggtggtggtggaggaggcgGTGGTGAAGGTAGTGGTGGTGGATATGGAGGAGGTGCCGGTGGCGGATATGGCGGAGGTGTTGGCGTGGGTGGAATACCTGGAATACCTGGACTACCTGGTGGAATACCGAACGGTGGCTTGGGAGGCACTGGTGGAAATGGAATACCTGGCAGTGAATTTGGTGGAGGAGGAATGTTTGGTGGCATACCGGGGGGTGAATTTGGAGGAGGTTGGTCAGGGATTGGATCCCGGAACAAAAGTTCTGCAACTCCGTAA